In Cryptococcus gattii WM276 chromosome A, complete sequence, one genomic interval encodes:
- a CDS encoding Galactokinase, putative (Similar to TIGR gene model, INSD accession AAW41625.1) has product MSAKVPIPFFKSLQEIYPSASAILREGQRWNALLARFQEHFGEAPTYVVRAPGRVNVLGEHIDYSLFPVLPAAIEQDILFAFRPTRPAVGSNYPTVRLENYDRKYSYPGCSFSLIPGKNGWDVGLDAGGGWDKYVRAALLECLDELFPVGKEDERQEAVGMNVLISGNIPPGSGLSSSAAMVVGSVIMFLVANNMAEDKTKADVVQLAINSEHRMGLRTGGMDQSASALALPNNLLHLSFYPSLLPSPLPLPGNLSLVITNSLAPHSLTESAPEEYNLRVIEILIATRLILHHWKLESQFNDNHRPWLREVLGAWVGEKGHMGWEKEGEVMEKALGDIEWMKRDGGWSREEMVKYSGMDGEVFKKSYLDFLEIRAEKFFLYERLHHTLTESLRVHKFVHLCQSISTSKPRPPFSDTPLPTADDIFIQLGKLFDASHASMRDTYDCTHPLVDSLQELCLESGAIGSRMTGGGWGGSVVSLVESSQVPEFLEKVRKGYEKYGDLEDEEWVEVGFATMPGHGAGVYVVEDGVRVVDGRAA; this is encoded by the exons ATGTCTGCCAAGGTCCCCATCCCGTTCTTTAAATCTCTGCAAGAAATATACCCATCTGCTTCTGCCATTCTCCGCGAAGG TCAGCGATGGAACGCTCTTCTTGCTCGATTCCAAGAACACTTTGGCGAGGCTCCAACCTACGTCGTTCGCGCCCCTGGACGAGTTAATGTACTTGGGGAGCACATCGATTATTCTCTTTTC CCCGTACTTCCGGCCGCAATTGAGCAAGATATTCTTTTCGCTTTTCGCCCTACACGTCCTGCTGTCGGTTCAAATTATCCAACAGTGCGGTTAGAAAATTATGACAGAAAGTACAGTTACCCTGGCTGCTCTTTCTCTCTCATCCCAGGAAAAAACGGATGGGATGTAGGTCTTGAtgctggaggaggatgggaCAAGTACGTTAGGGCTGCTTTGTTGGAGTGCTTGGATGAGCTTTTCCCCGTTGGCAAGGAGGACGAAAGACAAGAGGCTGTAGGGATGAATGTGCTCATTTCTGGGAATATTCCTCCTGGCTCCGGCTTAAGT AGTTCCGCTGCCATGGTTGTAGGCTCTGTCATCATGTTCCTGGTCGCCAACAACATGGCGGAAGATAAAACCAAAGCGGATGTTGTGCAACTCGCCATCAATTCCGAGCATCGCATGGGCTTGCGCACAGGTGGAATGGACCAATCTGCCTCTGCTCTGGCTTTGCCTAACAACCTGTTACACCTATCTTTTTACCCAAGCTTGTTGCCTTCACCTTTGCCTCTTCCCGGTAACCTATCGCTGGTCATCACAAATTCCCTTGCCCCGCATTCTTTGACGGAATCTGCACCTGAAGAGTATAATCTGCGAGTCATTGAGATTCTCATCGCCACCCGTCTGATTCTACATCACTGGAAGTTGGAATCACAGTTCAACGATAACCATAGACCATGGTTGAGAGAAGTCTTGGGTGCTTGGGTAGGTGAGAAGGGCCATATGggatgggagaaggaaggagaggtgATGGAGAAGGCTCTTGGTGACATCGAatggatgaagagggaTGGAGGGTGGAGTAGGGAAGAGATGGTCAAGTACTCGGGCATGGACGGAGAAGTGTTTAAAAAGAGTTACCTTGACTTTCTCGAGA TTCGGGCAGAAAAATTCTTCCTATATGAACGCTTACATCACACCCTCACCGAATCTTTACGCGTACACAAATTCGTGCACCTCTGCCAATCCATCTCCACTTCCAAGCCCCGCCCTCCTTTTTCTGATACCCCTCTTCCTACAGCGGACGACATCTTTATCCAACTCGGCAAGTTATTCGATGCATCGCACGCTTCCATGAGGGATACATATGACTGCACCCATCCTCTTGTGGACTCGCTGCAAGAGCTATGCTTAGAAAGTGGAGCAATTGGTTCAAGAATGACAGGCGGAGGGTGGGGTGGGTCAGTGGTTAGTCTTGTGGAAAGCTCACAGGTGCCCGAGTTTTTAGAAAAAGTTAGGAAAGGATATGAAAAGTATGGTGAtttggaggatgaggagTGGGTAGAGGTTGGTTTTGCTACAATGCCGGGCCATGGAGCTGGAG TGTATGTTGTGGAGGATGGGGTCAGAGTGGTAGATGGGAGAGCAGCATAA
- a CDS encoding Methionine aminopeptidase 1 (MetAP 1), putative (Similar to TIGR gene model, INSD accession AAW41624.1): MSSTHIDKEATLQQLAASNTFDTDWPTLKGYFQESLNDALEIFLTKGPPRPYRPRGASPPPLGASSKLHTSLPSVTSDEAGKPPAESLLLSPSHTVATLGHTSELAHDPEDLRPSTIGGLVIPPFPPLDPSRRRTPSPAPMQRSPSPMSPRANGMHSQRVVAMGIGVPDEEWDEETVIGGKKLQGWLDEAQGKAEIQRLNDLLDDMDAYSPPFTIQRLAELLLHPTSQHTTLGKFSRAIEKSLLVTSPWGAPSYVYIPPSSFAAHPGVGPISSISSPSSDGGPESDSTMPAGSTTPLFSPIPFIVHPSHDPAQAIETGHPGASMNTEEGLLSPLDLSGGKIPSSSDRSPTPEPEDSTAAPSGPPINDVEAEMVSPGDIPRPENPQGTSDPANTSYMGRVDELDTGPLPTSEQVPIKRRSSTPSSSSQMEMDSRETVVMAGQGEGGQLAPHGMADKPMPLSSTTVVKDEPEGGRVIKGLRRSESEKSLRERFVSGGVQKPEEAGLLDNTEEISKSAETKEGEE, encoded by the exons ATGTCGTCCACTCACA TTGACAAGGAGGCCACCCTCCAGCAGCTTGCAGCTTCAAATACCTTCGA CACAGATTGGCCTACTCTCAAGGGATACTTCCAAGAATCACTCAATGATGCACTCGAAATATTCTTGACAAAAGGCCCTCCCCGTCCGTACCGTCCGCGCGGCGCTTCGCCACCACCTCTAGGGGCATCCTCCAAACTCCACACATCCTTACCTTCCGTCACCAGTGACGAAGCCGGTAAACCACCTGCTGAATCCCTTCTCCTGTCCCCGTCCCATACCGTCGCAACACTTGGACATACGTCCGAACTCGCACACGATCCAGAAGATCTTCGGCCGAGCACCATTGGGGGCCTCGTCATACCCCCATTTCCACCTCTGGACCCATCTCGTCGGCGGACACCATCCCCTGCACCCATGCAACGATCCCCTAGTCCTATGTCACCTAGAGCTAATGGAATGCATAGCCAAAGAGTTGTGGCAATGGGCATTGGAGTTCCGGATGAAGAATGGGATGAAGAGACGGTGATTGGAGGGAAAAAGCTACAGGGTTGGTTGGATGAGGCACAAGGCAAGGCCGAGATTCAGCGCCTGAATGATTTGTTGGATGATATGGACGC GTACAGCCCTCCATTCACCATTCAACGTTTGGCCGAACTGCTCCTTCATCCCACCTCTCAACATACCACACTTGGCAAATTCTCTCGTGCCATCGAAAAATCGCTTCTCGTCACATCACCTTGGGGAGCTCCATCTTACGTCTATATTCCACCTTCAAGCTTTGCCGCTCATCCTGGTGTTGGTCCTATATCATCTATAtcttcaccatcctccGATGGTGGGCCTGAATCAGATTCCACAATGCCCGCCGGATCGACTACGCCACTTTTCAGCCCTATTCCTTTCATTGTCCATCCGTCTCATGACCCTGCTCAAGCCATTGAAACAGGACATCCTGGAGCTTCAATGAATACAGAAGAAGGGCTTCTTTCTCCACTTGACCTTTCTGGGGGGAAGatcccatcttcctctgATCGAAGCCCAACCCCTGAGCCCGAAGACTCCACTGCAGCACCTAGTGGACCTCCCATCAATGACGTTGAAGCTGAAATGGTTTCTCCTGGTGATATCCCCCGCCCAGAAAATCCACAAGGCACATCTGACCCCGCTAATACCTCTTACATGGGAAGGGTCGACGAGCTTGACACCGGGCCCCTGCCAACTTCCGAGCAAGTCCCTATTAAGCGGCGCTCTTCGACTCCATCATCGTCGTCAcagatggagatggataGCAGAGAAACAGTCGTGATGGCTGGTCAAGGCGAAGGCGGTCAGTTGGCGCCGCATGGGATGGCAGACAAGCCTATGCCATTGAGCAGCACGACTGTCGTCAAAGACGAACCTGAAGGGGGCCGGGTGATCAAGGGTTTGAGGCGGAGTGAGAGTGAAAAGAGCTTGAGAGAAAGATTTGTCAGTGGTGGTGTACAGAAGCCCGAAGAAGCTGGTCTTTTGGACAATACAGAGGAGATAAGCAAAAGCGCGGAGAcaaaggaaggagaggagtAA
- a CDS encoding Membrane protein, putative (Similar to TIGR gene model, INSD accession AAW41622.1) yields MSRISIYVLALLAYAHYAQAHGHHNVTEIDTSVPFDARIYIHMTLQTYVWAIAFPLGMVLGLSKSKYHVPLQSVNTVLSFIGIYFGHHHGGRQFPATVHGFMAKVLIWVMVIQACMGIFLKLHISEKKIRPWVVPFHSVLGKTFPVLGWTQMLFGVATALGFCRDGNLGQCAAHYIMGSAFIGYGAILVIMLNLGGKWLERRGCSQELLDSSVITVWGIVNTFTEHHGGPWTHKDMQHTMMGVLWWAGGMLGIFLSRGGRRSFVPSVIIIMTGWGMSAHEQAMMISSKIHALFGYALMSAGVLRIVEICFVLNDKPTPSNGAIRVFQHLPPYLLVLGGTLFMSATDEELRNADSLGIDHVTYALFDFSLSFLIYLVITFLVHLYSNSGRNALQKTDNGEEIFDSARAEEHRYAKVPAEQREQRGRDDDLHEDGPEAYEMADRDSSGESDAVKIEGEDEVDWMGRRGPVSL; encoded by the exons ATGTCAAGAATATCAATATACGTGCTAGCCTTACTTGCCTATGCGCACTACG CGCAAGCACACGGGCATCATAATGTCACAGAGATTGATACCAGCGTACCTTTCGATGCGCGGATATATATTCAT ATGACACTTCAAACCTACGTGTGGGCCATCGCGTTCCCATTAGGAATGGTCCTCGGTCTTTCAAA GTCCAAGTACCATGTCCCCTTGCAATCGGTGAACACAGTGCTTTCCTTCATTGGAATATACTTTGGTCACCACCACGGCGGAAGACAATTCCCAGCAACC GTTCATGGATTCATGGCAAAAGTCCTGATCTGGGTGATGGTCATA CAAGCTTGCATGGGCATCTTCCTCAAACTCCATATATCGGAAAAGAAAATCAGACCATGGGTCGTCCCCTTCCATTCCGTGCTAGGCAAAACGTTCCCTGTATTAGGATGGACTC AGATGCTCTTCGGCGTAGCGACCGCCCTCGGATTCTGCCGTGACGGCAATCTCGGACAATGTGCCGCTCATTATATCATGGGCTCTGCCTTTATTGGATATGGAGCAATTCTGGTCATCATGCTGAACCTTGGAGGTAAATGGctggagagaagaggatgtAGTCAGGAGCTTTTGGACAGCAGTGTCATCACGGTCTGG GGTATCGTCAACACCTTTACCGAGCACCATGGGGGTCCTTGGACTCATAAGGATATGCAGCACACCATGATG GGCGTTCTCTGGTGGGCTGGTGGAATGCTCGGTATCTTCCTCAGCCGTGGTGGCAGACGATCATTTGTCCCATCTGtgatcatcatcatgaCTGGATGGGGTATGAGTGCTCACGAGCAAGCCATGATGATCTCTTCAAAG ATCCACGCATTGTTTGGTTATGCCCTCATGTCCGCTGGTGTTTTAAGGATTGTAGAAATTTGCTTTGTCCTCAATGATAAGCCTACTCCTTCAAATGGTGCTATCCGAGTCTTCCAACACTTGCCTCCTTAT CTTCTTGTCTTGGGTGGCACCCTTTTCATGTCAGCCACTGACGAAGAACTGCGCAATGCCGATTCTCTCGGTATCGACCATGTCACTTATGCCCTCTTTGacttttccctctccttcctcatctATCTTGTCATCACTTTCCTCGTTCACTTGTACTCCAACTCGGGCAGGAATGCACTGCAAAAGACGGACAATGGAGAAGAAATCTTCGATTCTGCTCGAGCTGAAGAGCACCGCTATGCCAAGGTCCCTGCAGAGCAACGGGAACAAAGAGGAAGGGACGATGATTTGCATGAGGACGGGCCTGAGGCTTATGAGATGGCGGACAGGGATTCCAGTGGGGAAAGTGATGCGGTCAAGAttgaaggagaggatgaagtGGATTGGATGGGCAGAAGGGGCCCGGTTAGCCTGTAG
- a CDS encoding Hypothetical protein (Similar to TIGR gene model, INSD accession AAW41723.1) — MVAALVASKVLDVISHPLFPLFFSIPLFLIFFLIYTSVAPYFATERQRAYILSTMSSWFMTLASLPFAWKYARHGLGTIYEDGQNGWMGASGRVTVVFFATYLFSDLVIGYFRYPSQVGLLTGWIHHAVYIGLMSYLLNTRHSPVFLTGAIMELPTFDLAMSNLYPSVRHDLRFLASFFIFRIAFHAYLLGDCLRSSSRTVTDGSWVPSIMLALAGALHVLWFKGGVTGYLRRLGRSKAKADSAEGPLGGIPDQNSVTTGQLALESLDDSPGTPDDSPLMTPRTPSQTPYIFPAIPSITIPSFSTLSNLPIVSIPAIPSISGLSLAEIRATLNKEGKFKLKGTEFKEAVKGRWEGHRESFVERTGLSFGALKMRRRREEQIKEYIDEQADEEQLMTMSVGDHIGQSQL; from the exons ATGGTGGCAGCCTTGGTGGCTTCAAAGGTTCTTGATGTGATATCCCACCCTCTTTTTCCCCTGTTCTTCTCAATACCCCTCTTCCTaatcttcttccttatcTACACTTCCGTCGCCCCGTATTTTGCTACAGAGCGCCAACGCGCTTACATCCTTTCAACTATGTCATCGTGGTTCATGACGCTGGCATCGTTGCCTTTTGCTTGGAAATATGCTCGACACGGCTTGGGCACGATCTACGAAGATGGGCAGAATGGATGGATGGGAGCGTCGGGAAGAGTAACTGTGGTCTTTTTTGCCACTTACTTGTTCT CGGAT TTGGTTATAGGGTATTTCAGATACCCTTCTCAGGTTGGATTGCTTACCGGCTGGATTCATCACGC GGTTTACATTGGACTTATGAGTTATCTACTGAATACTAGACATTCCCCTGTCTTTCTCACCGGAGCCATTATGGAG CTCCCAACTTTTGATTTGGCCATGTCAAATCTCTATCCTTCTGTGAGGCACGATCTGCGTTTCTTGGCAtctttcttcattttcCGAATAGCATTCCATGCCTACTTGCTTGGGGACTGTCTTCGCTCTTCGTCGCGCACTGTCACAGATGGCTCCTGGGTACCTTCCATCATGCTTGCACTTGCAGGTGCTCTTCATGTGCTGTGGTTCAAAGGAGGTGTAACTGGCTATCTCAGAAGACTCGGAAGAAGCAAAGCGAAAGCGGACAGTGCCGAAGGACCATTGGGTGGGATCCCTGATCAAAACTCGGTCACCACTGGCCAGCTTGCTCTGGAGAGCCTGGATGACTCTCCAGGAACTCCAGACGATTCACCTCTGATGACACCACGAACTCCCTCACAAACCCCATACATCTTCCCTGCCATTCCTTCCATCACCATCCCGAGCTTCTCCACGCTATCCAATCTTCCTATAGTTTCTATTCCCGCCATACCTTCAATTTCTGGCCTTTCACTTGCCGAAATTCGAGCAACCTTGAACAAGGAAGGAAAATTCAAGCTGAAAGGCACTGAATTTAAGGAAGCGGTCAAAGGCCGTTGGGAAGGACATCGTGAGAGCTTTGTCGAGCGTACTGGGCTATCATTCGGGGCTTTGAAAATGAGAAGACGACGTGAGGAACAGATCAAAGAGTACATCGATGAACAGGCAGATGAGGAACAATTGATGACCATGTCAGTCGGTGACCACATTGGGCAGAGTCAATTGTAG
- a CDS encoding Chaperone regulator, putative (Similar to TIGR gene model, INSD accession AAW41623.1) — translation MVKETKYYDLLGVKPDADSNDIKKAYRKSALKHHPDKGGDPELFKEMTHAYEVLSDDQQRSLYDQLGEAGLKEGGMGGGVDPQDLFSQLFGGGGGFFGGGGGGRSSGPRRGRDLVHRISVSLEDLYKGKVQKLALSKSVICKTCDGRGGKQGAVQTCTGCQGRGVKVMLRQLGPMMQQIQQPCTECEGTGETMNPKDRCKTCSGKKTTQERKVLEVHIDKGMKGGQQIKFAGESDQQPGTIPGDVIIVIEEKPHPRFERKGDDLFYNAKIDLLTALAGGDFAIEHLDEHALHVTIVPGEVIKPDALKIISGQGMPSYRHHELGDLYVRLTVEFPNTIPVENIPLLEKALPPRNPMPKFNKKIHIDEVVLSEPNERHAKNAASGEDEEMDDEDDDGRPGVQCAQRKSQ, via the exons ATGGTCAAGGAAAC GAAATACTACGATCTCCTCGGTGTCAAGCCTGACGCTGATTCCAACGACATCAAAAAGGCCTACCGGAAAAG CGCTTTGAAGCACCATCCCGACAAGGGCGGTGACCCCGAGCTTTTCAAGGAGATGACCCATGC TTACGAAGTCCTTTCCGACGACCAGCAACGATCTCTCTACGACCAGCTCGGTGAAGCCGGTCTCAAGGAAGGTGGCATGGGTGGCGGTGTCGACCCTCAAGATCTTTTCAGCCAGCTGTTcggtggcggtggtggttTCTTCGGCGGTGGTG GTGGCGGACGAAGCAGCGGACCCCGACGTGGCCGAGATCTCGTTCACCGAATTTCCGTTTCTCTCGAAGACCTCTACAAAGGCAAGGTCCAAAAGCTCGCTCTTTCCAAGTCAGTCATCTGTAAGACCTGTGACGGCCGAGGTGGCAAGCAGGGCGCCGTTCAGACCTGTACCGGTTGTCAAGGTCGAGGTGTCAAGGTCATGCTCCGTCAGCTCGGCCCTATGATGCAGCAAATCCAACAACCCTGTACCGAGTGCGAGGGTACTGGTGAGACGATGAACCCCAAGGACAGATGTAAGACTTGTAGCGGCAAGAAGACCACTCAGGAGAGGAAGGTACTTGAGGTTCACATTGACAAGGGTATGAAGGGTGGTCAGCAAATCAAGTTTGCTGGCGAATCCGACCAACAACCTGGTACCATCCCCGGTGATGTAATCATCGTTATCGAGGAGAAGCCTCACCCTCGATTCGAGAGGAAGGGTGACGACTTATTCTACAACGCCAAGATTGACCTCCTCACTGCTTTGGCTGGTGGTGACTTCGCCATTGAGCACCTTGACGAGCATGCCTTGCACGTTACCATTGTCCCTGGAGAGGTTATCAAGCCTG ACGCGCTCAAGATTATCTCCGGCCAGGGTATGCCCTCTTACCGACACCACGAGCTCGGTGACCTCTATGTCCGTCTCACCGTCGAATTCCCCAACACCATTCCCGTTGAGAACATCCCTTTGCTTGAGAAGGCCCTTCCTCCCCGCAACCCCATGCCCAAGTTCAACAAGAAGATTCACATTGACGAGGTTGTGCTCTCCGAGCCCAACGAGAGGCACGCGAAGAACGCGGCATCTGGTGAGGACGAGGAAATGGATGACGAAGACGATGATGGAAGGCCCGGTGTGCAGTGTGCTCAGCGTAAGTCTCAATGA